In the genome of Cellvibrio sp. KY-YJ-3, one region contains:
- a CDS encoding Hpt domain-containing protein, translated as MADNRNFAALDWLIHEISETLKEARQALESYVENPKDAARIRFCLTHIHQVHGSLQMVEFYGAAMLASEMEQLTQAMIAGTVGNSSEAQEVLMRAILQFPLYLDQVKATRKDNPLVVLPLLNDLRAVRGESLLTDTKLFVPNLTPAKKVSGARLPVTNDNVQFQAMVLKLRQMYQYAASGFIRGVNPEENLAYLQKAFSRLQKLTHGTARFALWDICLALVEAIEIDAIEMSVAVKNLLRQLDKEIKVLAVHGTKALNSFTNDELIKNLLYYVARAGKHAPGFPPNSHLQRIYDTYQLEEALLEGKETGEEIQDMISVPDADAMRSVVGAIKEELGLIKNGLDVCLAGGNTQNTLKEALPIVKRVADTMAVLGLGDLRKRLLEQGAALELVVESDSQLSDEQLLAVASQIISIENSLDSLSEYGAQDAGGDEGDITLSRAKESVLRESRNGLEHAKDAIIEYIASQWNRQHLQAVPTTLREIRGGLDIMPLPRPARILGACARFIEEQLLAQDTTPQWSTLDTLADAITSVEYYLERLSSGGRKEEIDLLLTVAEESVATLGYAVAKVSNIERDEQPAAALESVSPSSEVSAAEAELAAAYEQAHGSESAADEVAAEDESAYLEAVYASATGDVPSGESETIEYSLPEVTEYNIESTEAAETTSAPSDQWQEVIDQEVEEEVEEDPEPTLIATNNAPVIERDNEDIDDEIIEIFIEEATEVTETISEYFPRWAQNFDDSEALIEFRRAFHTLKGSGRMVGANEIGELAWSIENMLNRVLDHTISPQAAHVRIIENVCSLLPGMIAAFRDNELYPQAALPETYRQQAQSLSQGIIPDALEQEESDSDAQPTDNTFEATPEEVAAEAEFESEEISLNDSADNDEYRLTAIAEDQLPEQEEDADAYVLDLGHEISEQEDLVDAVIDELQLEQDLHSESANEELLDTETPPLLMVEESVDEALDLDDPDAQLWDIFGAEAITHLQVVEEFIARMEAEAPIYEPPSEEMQRALHTLKGSAHMAEITQVAELATPLERFAKELRSYHVNINDDILQLLRDAVSYTQIALQQIEDGETVNIPRLQQFIARVNELRDIHVAPLVRQQELDETGKRPVDPELLAIFMAEEMNLLLDADKIIAQWQANPADTVELIPVMDELGKLTKAAAHAYLPAMAELSEKIHSVYEAIIADQLSCSAQVCSSLNLAHVALLDMVDAIAAGQNLNGIPDSINDALDDLLSTEVVTLTALSTHELGGFDEEIPLMEAVEEDLIDSDAVDTYTGLDSYTAINSHTETDSDSEYTGIELVDDTGDSDEDSIELIDYPSAEVAQAEEDYDYPALENAVAGYDTAADTSDLLDLPLVEIGAEPELLTEPEPEPEPEPTTHDAENAAGFDEDYDPEIVEIFIEEAGEILEEIDGSLNEWQDDWNNSDCVEQLKRSLHTFKGGARLAGLMALGDLSHDFETMLIEMDQDAELDQAFFARLHDFQDRMHSGVEQASKLLNGTAAITPVATGAAPTASEAQELDIPLLDTSVELGDEADELTQGYTVSDADEPQPVYSKPTVVVDNTRADQIRAFETDGTPSEKPNVLTFAPKAKPATGNLPQIPGSEYGGGLRSGNTGPAQVQHLAARRTGPQEVVKVSAELLEELVNLAGETSISRGRMEQQVSDLSGSIEEMDATIQRLQEQLRRLDIETEAQVLFRQEQMAQHEEFDPLEMDRYSQLQQLSRSLIESASDLMDLKFTLADKTRDTETLLLQQSRINTDLQEGLMRSRMVPFSRLVPRLRRIVRQAATELGKEVDFELDNVEGELDRSVLERMVAPLEHMLRNAVDHGIEMPDERIAAGKNPNGRILLTLGREGGDVILRLIDDGRGINLKRVREKAIERGLMSADAQLNDQDVIQFILHAGFSTADKVTQISGRGVGMDVVHSEIKQLGGAMFIDSNWGSGTEFTIRLPFTVSVNRALMVQIGDDLYAIPLNSIEGIVRVSPFELEHYYQDETARFDYAGEQYLVRYLGSLLDSSAQPKLDGQMLPLPVVLVRSTEHTVALQVDRLLGSREIVVKTLGAQFSAVRGVSGATVMGDGNVVVILDLHAMIREQLALGLQNAIQLEPLSLAALKDEDLSEKTVMVVDDSVTVRKVTSRFLEREGFRVITAKDGVEALQVLQDHMPDVMLLDIEMPRMDGFEVAKNIRTSSRLKDLPIIMITSRTGEKHRERAFSLGVNKYLGKPYQEDLLLSNIQELLHIRTK; from the coding sequence ATGGCAGACAATCGCAATTTTGCCGCGTTGGATTGGTTGATCCACGAGATCAGTGAGACGCTGAAAGAAGCGCGCCAAGCCCTCGAAAGCTATGTTGAAAATCCGAAAGATGCTGCGCGTATCCGCTTTTGCTTGACCCATATCCATCAGGTGCATGGCAGCCTGCAGATGGTGGAGTTCTATGGCGCCGCGATGCTCGCGAGCGAGATGGAGCAGCTCACCCAGGCGATGATCGCCGGTACTGTGGGCAATAGCAGCGAAGCGCAGGAAGTGTTGATGCGCGCTATTTTGCAATTCCCTTTGTATTTGGATCAGGTCAAAGCCACCCGCAAAGACAACCCGCTGGTGGTGCTGCCACTGCTCAACGACCTGCGCGCCGTGCGCGGCGAGAGCCTGCTCACCGATACCAAACTGTTTGTGCCCAATTTAACGCCCGCCAAAAAGGTCAGCGGCGCACGCCTGCCGGTCACTAATGACAATGTGCAATTCCAGGCCATGGTGCTCAAACTGCGCCAGATGTACCAATACGCCGCCTCGGGGTTTATCCGCGGCGTCAACCCGGAAGAAAATCTTGCCTACCTGCAAAAAGCCTTCTCACGCCTGCAAAAACTGACCCACGGCACCGCGCGTTTTGCGCTGTGGGACATCTGCCTTGCGCTGGTGGAAGCCATCGAAATTGATGCGATTGAGATGAGCGTGGCCGTTAAAAACCTGCTGCGTCAATTGGATAAAGAAATCAAAGTGCTGGCAGTACACGGCACCAAAGCGCTGAACAGTTTCACCAACGATGAGCTGATCAAAAACCTGCTGTATTACGTGGCGCGTGCAGGCAAACACGCACCCGGCTTCCCCCCTAACTCCCATCTGCAACGTATTTACGATACTTATCAGCTGGAAGAGGCGCTGCTGGAAGGCAAAGAGACCGGCGAAGAAATCCAGGACATGATTTCGGTACCGGATGCAGACGCGATGCGCTCGGTCGTGGGCGCGATCAAAGAAGAATTGGGACTGATCAAAAATGGTCTGGATGTATGCCTCGCGGGCGGTAATACCCAGAACACGCTCAAAGAAGCACTGCCTATCGTCAAGCGGGTTGCCGATACCATGGCGGTTCTTGGTTTGGGTGATTTACGCAAGCGTTTGCTGGAGCAGGGCGCGGCATTGGAGTTAGTGGTTGAGTCCGACAGCCAGTTGTCGGATGAGCAGCTATTGGCCGTGGCCAGCCAGATTATTTCCATCGAAAACTCACTCGACAGCTTGTCTGAATACGGCGCTCAGGATGCTGGTGGCGATGAGGGCGATATCACCCTGAGTCGCGCCAAGGAATCAGTATTGCGCGAATCGCGCAATGGCCTGGAGCATGCCAAAGACGCGATCATTGAATACATTGCCTCCCAGTGGAACCGCCAGCATTTGCAAGCGGTGCCTACTACTTTGCGCGAAATTCGCGGCGGTCTGGATATTATGCCGCTGCCCCGCCCTGCCAGAATTCTTGGCGCCTGCGCCCGCTTTATTGAAGAGCAGTTACTGGCGCAGGACACCACACCCCAATGGTCTACCCTGGACACCTTGGCCGACGCTATCACCAGCGTTGAATACTATTTGGAGCGACTGAGCAGTGGTGGCCGTAAAGAGGAAATCGACTTACTCCTCACTGTGGCGGAAGAAAGTGTTGCCACTCTGGGTTATGCCGTCGCCAAAGTCAGTAATATTGAGCGCGATGAACAGCCCGCCGCTGCCCTGGAAAGCGTATCGCCCAGCAGTGAAGTTAGTGCGGCAGAAGCTGAGTTAGCGGCCGCCTATGAACAAGCGCATGGCAGCGAAAGCGCAGCTGATGAGGTGGCTGCCGAAGATGAATCCGCCTATCTGGAAGCGGTGTATGCCAGCGCTACCGGCGATGTGCCCAGCGGTGAAAGTGAAACCATTGAATACTCGCTGCCTGAGGTGACGGAGTACAACATTGAATCGACTGAGGCAGCCGAAACTACTTCGGCCCCAAGTGATCAGTGGCAAGAAGTGATTGATCAAGAGGTAGAGGAAGAGGTCGAAGAAGATCCCGAACCCACCCTGATTGCCACCAACAATGCGCCGGTGATTGAGCGCGATAATGAAGACATCGACGATGAAATTATCGAGATTTTCATCGAAGAGGCCACCGAAGTCACTGAAACTATCAGTGAATATTTCCCACGCTGGGCGCAGAATTTCGACGATAGCGAGGCGCTGATTGAATTCCGCCGCGCCTTCCACACCCTCAAAGGCAGTGGCCGCATGGTGGGCGCCAATGAGATCGGCGAGCTGGCCTGGTCGATTGAAAATATGCTTAATCGCGTGCTCGATCACACGATCAGCCCACAAGCGGCGCATGTGCGCATTATTGAAAATGTCTGCAGCTTGCTGCCGGGCATGATTGCCGCCTTCCGCGACAACGAGCTCTACCCGCAAGCGGCCCTGCCTGAAACTTATCGCCAGCAAGCCCAATCCCTGTCGCAGGGGATTATTCCCGACGCGCTGGAGCAAGAAGAGTCAGATAGCGATGCACAGCCAACCGACAACACCTTCGAAGCCACTCCAGAGGAAGTGGCTGCCGAGGCGGAGTTTGAATCCGAAGAGATCAGTCTCAACGATTCGGCAGATAATGATGAGTATCGGCTGACGGCGATTGCCGAGGATCAATTACCGGAGCAAGAAGAGGACGCAGATGCCTATGTGTTGGATCTGGGTCATGAAATCAGCGAGCAGGAAGATCTGGTTGATGCAGTTATCGACGAGCTCCAGCTGGAGCAGGATCTGCACAGCGAATCAGCAAATGAAGAGCTGCTTGATACTGAAACTCCACCGCTGTTAATGGTTGAAGAGTCTGTCGATGAGGCGCTGGATCTAGACGATCCGGATGCCCAACTGTGGGATATTTTTGGCGCTGAAGCTATTACTCATCTGCAGGTGGTGGAAGAATTTATCGCGCGGATGGAGGCCGAAGCCCCCATCTACGAACCGCCCAGTGAAGAAATGCAGCGCGCCTTGCACACCCTCAAGGGCAGTGCGCATATGGCGGAAATTACCCAAGTGGCTGAATTGGCGACGCCACTGGAGCGTTTCGCTAAAGAGTTGCGTTCTTATCACGTCAATATCAACGACGATATCCTCCAACTGTTGCGTGATGCCGTCAGTTATACCCAAATTGCCCTGCAACAAATCGAGGACGGTGAAACCGTCAATATTCCGCGCTTGCAGCAATTTATTGCACGCGTCAATGAGCTGCGCGACATTCACGTCGCACCGTTGGTACGCCAGCAGGAACTGGACGAAACCGGCAAGCGCCCGGTTGACCCGGAATTACTCGCTATCTTTATGGCCGAGGAAATGAACCTGCTGCTGGATGCAGACAAGATTATTGCCCAGTGGCAAGCCAACCCGGCGGACACCGTTGAGCTGATTCCCGTAATGGATGAGCTGGGCAAGCTCACCAAAGCGGCGGCCCATGCTTACTTGCCAGCTATGGCGGAGCTGAGCGAGAAGATTCACAGTGTCTATGAAGCGATCATTGCCGATCAGCTCAGCTGTTCAGCACAGGTTTGCAGTTCACTCAACCTGGCTCATGTTGCGCTGCTGGATATGGTGGACGCCATCGCCGCCGGCCAGAATCTCAATGGCATCCCCGACAGCATCAACGATGCCCTGGACGATTTGCTCAGCACCGAAGTTGTTACGCTCACGGCCCTGAGCACCCACGAACTGGGTGGATTTGACGAAGAAATTCCGCTCATGGAAGCGGTGGAAGAAGATTTAATCGATAGCGATGCTGTAGATACCTATACCGGGCTAGACAGCTATACCGCAATAAATAGCCACACCGAAACCGACAGTGACAGCGAATACACCGGGATAGAGCTGGTTGACGACACTGGCGATAGCGACGAAGACAGCATCGAGCTGATTGATTACCCCTCGGCGGAGGTTGCGCAAGCCGAAGAAGATTACGATTACCCTGCGCTGGAAAATGCTGTGGCCGGTTATGACACGGCTGCAGATACGTCGGACCTTCTCGATTTACCTCTGGTGGAAATCGGGGCCGAACCAGAATTACTAACAGAACCAGAACCAGAACCAGAACCAGAACCAACCACTCACGATGCGGAAAATGCTGCCGGGTTCGACGAGGATTACGATCCCGAAATCGTGGAAATCTTTATTGAGGAAGCGGGCGAAATCCTTGAGGAAATCGACGGTTCACTCAACGAATGGCAGGACGATTGGAACAATAGCGACTGTGTTGAGCAGCTAAAACGCTCGCTGCACACGTTCAAAGGTGGCGCGCGTCTGGCTGGCTTGATGGCACTGGGTGATCTGTCCCACGACTTTGAGACCATGCTGATCGAGATGGATCAGGACGCCGAGTTGGATCAGGCCTTTTTTGCACGCCTGCACGACTTCCAGGATCGCATGCACAGTGGCGTGGAACAGGCGAGCAAACTTCTGAATGGCACAGCTGCCATTACTCCGGTGGCAACGGGCGCAGCGCCCACGGCCAGCGAAGCGCAAGAGTTGGATATTCCACTGCTCGATACCAGTGTTGAACTGGGCGATGAGGCGGATGAGCTGACCCAGGGTTATACGGTTAGCGATGCCGATGAACCTCAGCCGGTTTACAGCAAGCCCACGGTGGTGGTCGACAATACCCGCGCCGACCAAATTCGCGCATTTGAAACCGACGGCACACCCAGTGAAAAACCGAATGTGCTGACTTTTGCGCCCAAGGCCAAACCGGCCACGGGCAACCTGCCACAGATTCCCGGCAGTGAATATGGTGGCGGCCTGCGCTCCGGTAATACCGGCCCCGCGCAAGTACAGCATTTGGCGGCGCGCCGCACCGGCCCGCAAGAAGTTGTTAAAGTCTCCGCCGAATTGCTGGAAGAATTGGTTAACCTCGCCGGTGAAACCTCCATTAGCCGCGGCCGTATGGAACAGCAGGTTAGCGACTTGAGCGGCTCGATCGAAGAGATGGATGCCACCATCCAGCGGTTGCAAGAACAGCTGCGTCGACTCGATATTGAAACTGAAGCGCAAGTATTGTTCCGTCAGGAGCAGATGGCGCAACACGAAGAATTCGACCCGCTGGAGATGGACCGTTATTCCCAGCTGCAACAACTGTCGCGTTCGTTGATTGAATCCGCCTCGGACTTGATGGACTTGAAATTCACCCTCGCGGATAAAACCCGCGACACCGAAACCCTGTTGTTGCAACAGTCGCGTATTAACACCGACCTGCAAGAGGGTCTCATGCGCTCGCGCATGGTGCCTTTCTCGCGCTTGGTGCCGCGCCTGCGCCGGATCGTGCGCCAAGCCGCCACCGAACTGGGCAAAGAGGTGGATTTTGAGCTGGACAACGTCGAAGGCGAACTGGATAGAAGTGTACTTGAGCGTATGGTTGCGCCGCTCGAACACATGCTGCGCAACGCGGTTGACCATGGTATTGAAATGCCGGATGAGCGTATCGCCGCCGGCAAAAATCCGAATGGCCGCATTCTGCTTACCCTCGGACGCGAAGGGGGCGATGTTATCCTGCGCCTTATCGACGACGGTCGCGGTATTAACCTCAAGCGCGTGCGTGAAAAAGCCATCGAGCGCGGTTTGATGTCTGCCGACGCCCAGCTCAATGATCAGGACGTGATTCAATTCATCCTGCACGCCGGTTTCAGTACCGCCGACAAAGTCACCCAGATTTCCGGTCGCGGCGTAGGCATGGACGTGGTGCACTCCGAGATCAAACAGCTCGGCGGCGCCATGTTTATCGACTCCAACTGGGGTTCAGGCACTGAATTTACCATCCGCCTGCCGTTTACCGTATCGGTTAACCGCGCGCTGATGGTGCAGATTGGCGATGACCTCTACGCCATCCCGCTCAACTCGATTGAAGGTATTGTGCGCGTCAGCCCCTTTGAGCTGGAGCATTATTACCAGGACGAAACCGCGCGTTTTGATTACGCGGGCGAGCAGTATCTGGTGCGCTACCTCGGCAGCCTGCTGGACTCCAGCGCCCAACCCAAACTCGATGGCCAAATGCTGCCACTGCCGGTGGTATTGGTGCGCAGTACCGAACACACCGTAGCGCTGCAGGTGGATCGCCTGCTGGGCTCGCGCGAGATTGTGGTAAAAACCCTTGGCGCCCAGTTCAGTGCGGTGCGCGGAGTATCCGGCGCCACAGTAATGGGCGATGGTAATGTGGTGGTAATTCTCGATTTGCACGCCATGATCCGCGAACAGCTGGCATTGGGCCTGCAAAACGCTATCCAGCTCGAACCGCTCAGTTTGGCAGCGCTCAAAGACGAAGACCTGAGTGAGAAGACGGTAATGGTGGTGGACGACTCGGTAACAGTACGCAAGGTAACCAGCCGCTTCCTGGAGCGCGAAGGTTTCCGCGTAATCACCGCCAAAGACGGGGTAGAGGCGCTGCAAGTATTGCAAGACCATATGCCGGATGTGATGTTGCTCGATATCGAAATGCCGCGTATGGATGGTTTCGAAGTGGCCAAAAATATCCGTACCAGCTCGCGCCTGAAAGATTTGCCGATCATTATGATCACCTCGCGTACCGGTGAAAAACACCGCGAGCGCGCCTTTAGTCTGGGCGTGAACAAGTATCTGGGTAAGCCGTATCAGGAAGATCTGCTGCTGAGCAACATCCAAGAATTGCTGCACATTCGCACCAAATAA
- a CDS encoding protein-glutamate O-methyltransferase CheR, which yields MAWSLRTLPTLSQDQFVQWGKLLEERTGIQLVFQQKAWLESQIYSRLRDLGYDDYDSYYHFVAQDSIDSKLEWARLIDRIAVKETSFFRHRESIEYVRSYLQQKINNQSLQGSFDVWSLGCATGEEPYSLAMVVNDCFELATISPYYGITAMDISSSALAAGRKGRYSKRRTEQVKPDEAKRYLQVCTDGSYEVVSKLRDRVCFTQSNIIHARQLPQVSVDVIFCQNLLVYFRRWLRRDVLNALVERLKPGGLLVVGLGEVMDWEHPEMQRTDDDQVQAYVRVER from the coding sequence ATGGCCTGGTCACTACGCACACTACCGACACTCAGCCAGGACCAGTTTGTCCAGTGGGGCAAACTGCTGGAGGAGCGCACCGGTATCCAACTGGTTTTTCAACAAAAAGCCTGGCTGGAATCGCAGATCTACTCGCGCTTGCGCGACCTGGGCTATGACGATTACGACAGCTATTATCACTTTGTGGCGCAGGACAGCATCGATTCCAAGCTCGAATGGGCGCGCTTGATTGACCGAATCGCGGTCAAGGAAACCAGCTTTTTTCGCCATCGGGAATCTATTGAGTACGTGCGCAGCTACCTACAGCAAAAGATTAACAATCAGTCGCTGCAAGGCAGTTTTGACGTCTGGAGTTTGGGCTGTGCGACGGGTGAGGAACCCTACTCGCTGGCGATGGTAGTAAACGACTGTTTTGAGTTGGCGACGATTAGCCCCTACTACGGCATTACCGCTATGGATATCAGTTCGTCGGCGCTGGCAGCCGGTCGGAAGGGGCGTTATAGCAAACGTCGCACCGAGCAGGTAAAACCGGACGAAGCCAAACGCTATCTGCAGGTTTGTACCGACGGTAGCTATGAAGTAGTGAGCAAGCTGCGCGACCGCGTGTGTTTTACCCAAAGCAATATTATCCACGCGCGCCAATTACCCCAGGTGAGTGTGGATGTGATTTTCTGTCAAAACCTGTTGGTGTATTTCCGTCGCTGGCTGCGCCGCGATGTACTGAATGCCTTGGTGGAACGGTTAAAACCGGGCGGCTTGTTAGTAGTCGGCCTGGGTGAAGTGATGGACTGGGAACATCCCGAAATGCAGCGCACTGACGATGATCAAGTGCAAGCCTACGTTCGCGTAGAACGCTAA